A window of the Sabethes cyaneus chromosome 1, idSabCyanKW18_F2, whole genome shotgun sequence genome harbors these coding sequences:
- the LOC128739446 gene encoding sesquipedalian-1 — MKINEKNLCLFATSPPVDLEGWLNKRGEINKSWQRRWFVLKGNLLFYFERKGDREPLGMIILEGCTVELAEEGEQYCFQVIFHGPNNRTYYLSTESQVNMEQWMKALTCAGYDYMKLMVAELQRQLDEIEGCKEKTPEATPLPAPKAPPRRQNPFNKSTAVPLEYASNSAADSTRGNVAPGAPAFPLVSPQVIRRAPAPPVQNNSFSSSALVQPQLTSTDRGAVHQPEPSPQGSEAKPSNNVLNVDLLAIAGEPLELTFARMHTTLGAPVQADLRERKIAMEKSEPSLIMF, encoded by the exons ATGAAGATCAACGAAAAGAATCTGTGCCTGTTTGCCACTTCACCACCGGTGGATTTAGAGGGCTGGCTTAATAAGCGAGGCGAAATCAACAAGAGCTGGCAGCGGCGCTGGTTTGTACTGAAGGGCAATTTGTTGTTTTATTTCGAACGGAAGGGCGACCGGGAGCCCCTTGGGATGATTATCCTGGAGGGATGCACCGTAG AACTGGCGGAAGAAGGCGAACAGTACTGCTTTCAAGTTATCTTTCACGGTCCGAACAACCGGACGTACTACCTGAGCACCGAGTCGCAGGTGAATATGGAACAATGGATGAAGGCACTGACCTGCGCCGGGTACGACTACATGAAGCTGATGGTGGCCGAGCTGCAGCGCCAGCTGGACGAAATCGAAGGTTGCAAGGAGAAAACACCGGAGGCGACGCCCCTCCCGGCGCCGAAGGCACCACCCAGGCGGCAAAATCCCTTCAACAAATCCACGGCGGTCCCGCTCGAGTATGCCTCCAACAGTG CGGCCGATTCGACGAGAGGTAACGTGGCACCAGGTGCTCCGGCATTCCCGCTCGTCTCGCCCCAGGTGATTAGACGAGCGCCAGCACCTCCGGTGCAAAATAATTCGTTTTCCTCTTCTGCGTTGGTTCAACCGCAGCTGACCAGCACGGACCGAGGAGCCGTTCATCAGCCCGAACCAAGCCCTCAGGGGTCGGAAGCAAAACCAAGCAACAACGTACTGAACGTTGATCTGCTGGCCATTGCCGGCGAGCCGCTCGAGTTGACCTTCGCGCGGATGCACACAACACTGGGCGCACCCGTTCAGGCAGATTTACGCGAACGGAAAATAGCAATGGAAAAGAGCGAACCGTCGCTGATTATGTTCTGA